The proteins below are encoded in one region of Hordeum vulgare subsp. vulgare chromosome 3H, MorexV3_pseudomolecules_assembly, whole genome shotgun sequence:
- the LOC123445415 gene encoding RNA-binding protein BRN1-like, protein MAEDGEKAAAAAAAGAGGSAEGEREREEQSVKLFVGQVPKHMTEAELAAMFKDVAVVDEVTLIKDKATKASRGCCFVICPSRDEADKAVNAYHNKHTLPGAASPLQVKYADGELERLEHKLFIGMLPKNVADTELTDLFSKYGNIKDLQILRGSQQTSKAGCAFIKYEMKEQAVAAIEDLNGKHKIEGSSVPLVVKWADTEKERQARKAQKAQLQSPNMPNGRPMPQSSVFGALQMGYMPQYNGFSYQPPGTYGLMQYPLSPMQNQGPFQNMGQPVNQGNSIRGVNPELSPNSGPRSFNPMHLGSPYPAVPGMQYQGSYPGGPMNSRPFGNPHNPLKVPGVNVNSVAFSPRSNGGGQTQTEGPPGANLFIYHIPQEFGDQELSDAFQRFGRVISAKVFVDKATGSSKCFGFVSYDNPVSAQSAIAMMNGFQLGGKKLKVQLKRDNNNKHSKPF, encoded by the exons ATGGCGGAGGACGGCgagaaggcggcggcggcggcggcggcgggagcggGAGGCTCGGCAGAGGGGGAGCGGGAGCGGGAGGAGCAGAGCGTGAAGCTGTTCGTGGGGCAGGTGCCCAAGCACATGACGGAGGCGGAGCTCGCCGCCATGTTCAAGGACGTGGCCGTCGTCGACGAGGTCACCCTCATCAAGGACAAGGCCACCAAGGCCTCCCGAG GGTGCTGCTTCGTTATATGCCCCTCCAGGGACGAGGCCGACAAGGCGGTGAATGCCTATCACAACAAGCACACGCTCCCGGGG GCGGCAAGTCCTTTGCAAGTAAAATATGCTGATGGAGAGTTGGAGAGGCTGG AACACAAGCTTTTCATTGGAATGCTTCCAAAAAATGTAGCAGATACTGAATTGACTGATTTGTTTTCCAAATATGGAAATATCAAGGATTTGCAAATTTTGAGAGGTTCACAGCAAACAAGTAAAG CTGGATGCGCCTTCATTAAATATGAAATGAAGGAGCAAGCAGTGGCAGCTATTGAGGATCTAAATGGGAAGCACAAAATAGAG GGTTCTAGTGTGCCGTTGGTTGTCAAATGGGCTGATACAGAAAAGGAAAGGCAGGCACGGAAAGCACAGAAAGCTCAACTGCAATCTCCTAATATGCCAAATGGACGCCCAATGCCACAGTCCTCAGTATTTGGAGCTTTACAGATGGGATATATGCCTCAGTATAATGGATTTAGTTATCAG CCTCCAGGGACATATGGACTTATGCAGTACCCTTTATCTCCTATGCAAAATCAAGGCCCCTTTCAGAATATGGGTCAGCCTGTTAATCAAGGGAACTCGATACGAGGAGTCAACCCTGAACTGTCCCCCAATTCAGGTCCTAGATCATTTAACCCAATGCACTTAGGCAGCCCATATCCAGCAGTACCTGGTATGCAGTACCAGGGATCCTACCCTGGTGGTCCGATGAATAGTCGTCCTTTTGGGAATCCTCACAATCCTCTTAAAGTTCCAGGTGTAAATGTCAATTCTGTCGCATTTAGTCCCCGTAGCAATGGCGGCGGCCAAACACAAACAGAAG GACCTCCTGGAGCCAATCTATTTATCTATCATATCCCACAAGAATTTGGTGACCAAGAACTCTCCGATGCCTTCCAGAGGTTTGGTAGAGTAATAAGTGCCAAGGTGTTTGTTGACAAAGCAACTGGTTCCAGCAAATGCTTCG GTTTTGTAAGCTATGACAACCCTGTGTCTGCACAGTCGGCAATCGCCATGATGAACGGTTTCCAGCTAGGTGGCAAGAAACTCAAAGTACAACTCAagagagacaacaacaacaagcacagtaAACCTTTTTGA